From Cyclobacteriaceae bacterium, a single genomic window includes:
- a CDS encoding MarR family transcriptional regulator, whose product MKIEEEIKQTTFRNAYQKAALNIIYSGNWLLSKQQEFFKPFGITSSQFNILRILRGQHPHKISGVEIKSRMLDRNSDIPRLLDRLIRKNLISKSQCPNDKRAADVMITAKGLEILELIDTQIHESEKTLLKLTKEEATQLSNLLDKCRD is encoded by the coding sequence ATGAAAATTGAAGAAGAGATCAAGCAAACAACTTTCAGGAATGCCTATCAAAAGGCAGCTCTTAATATCATTTATTCCGGCAACTGGCTATTAAGCAAGCAACAGGAATTTTTTAAACCTTTCGGGATCACCTCATCCCAGTTTAATATTCTCCGGATTCTTCGCGGACAGCATCCCCATAAAATTTCTGGAGTAGAAATCAAATCAAGAATGCTTGATAGAAATTCAGATATTCCAAGATTACTGGATCGTCTGATCAGGAAAAATCTTATTTCAAAATCACAATGTCCCAATGATAAACGTGCCGCAGATGTGATGATCACGGCAAAGGGATTAGAAATACTTGAACTCATTGATACGCAAATCCACGAATCTGAGAAAACACTTCTTAAGCTTACAAAAGAAGAAGCCACACAATTAAGCAATCTGCTGGATAAGTGCCGCGACTAG
- a CDS encoding acylase: MKHILALAIFSIISIHSFSQTQINPDEIDIVRDQWGVPHIFSKKDNGVAYGLAWAHSEDDFETIQKGFLASKGMLGQYAGKSGATVDYIIQFLRCREIVDQRYEGDISQQYKEILQSYCDGINAYATKHPKEVLLKRLFPVSPEDMLTYSVLQLAISAGADEALTRINNSTIPSGLKPGGSNAYAFNSRITSDGNTYLAINSHQPLEGPVAWYEAHLCSEEGWNILGALFPGAPSILHGCNENLGWAHTVNYPDKLDVYELEINPLNKNQYKIDGEWKDLEKKVVRLKVKVAGIQLSVKRDAFNSIYGPVMISAKGAFAVRTGALMEIRGLEQWYRMNKAKNFTEFKKVISMTAISGYNIVYADRYDTIYYLSNGRIPIRDKKFTWTTTLPGNTTETLWKDFHPINDLPQILQPSSGYLFNSNHSPFNATSANDNIKNTDYDATMGYETNDNNRSERFMELMKSYSKVSYDDFKRIKYDFQLPQKLRYQTSCDTLFLLKESEYPSLARTIHQLNNWDRKATVDSKGAAIFAIIYYKVVEEQSNGAAYRVLTKAKCVELIAYARQYMLSNFKAEESTLGQYQKLVRGDKNIPLAGLPDVIAAMRSGEHKNGMVKGEQGESYIELVKFTKDGPEIETINCYGASNVPGNPHFDDQMTLFTQQKTKKMTLKKEEVYKSAKKVYHPK, from the coding sequence ATGAAGCACATCCTTGCCCTCGCTATTTTCAGCATTATCAGCATCCATTCATTTTCCCAGACTCAAATCAATCCTGATGAGATCGATATCGTAAGAGACCAATGGGGAGTGCCGCACATATTTTCTAAAAAGGATAACGGCGTAGCGTACGGTTTAGCGTGGGCCCATTCGGAAGATGATTTTGAGACGATTCAAAAAGGATTTCTGGCAAGTAAAGGAATGCTGGGACAGTATGCAGGTAAATCTGGTGCCACGGTAGACTATATTATTCAATTCCTGCGTTGTCGCGAAATCGTAGATCAGCGATATGAAGGCGACATCTCTCAACAATACAAAGAGATCTTACAAAGCTATTGCGATGGAATTAATGCTTATGCAACAAAGCATCCAAAGGAAGTTCTTCTGAAGAGATTATTTCCTGTCTCGCCCGAAGACATGCTCACCTATTCTGTGTTGCAATTGGCGATCTCAGCTGGTGCAGACGAAGCCTTGACAAGAATTAATAACAGTACAATTCCCTCAGGTTTAAAGCCAGGCGGATCCAATGCATACGCATTCAACTCCAGAATTACCTCCGATGGAAATACCTATCTGGCAATCAACTCTCATCAACCGTTGGAAGGACCTGTTGCATGGTATGAAGCTCATCTATGCAGCGAAGAAGGGTGGAATATACTAGGCGCTTTATTTCCAGGAGCACCAAGCATTCTCCATGGATGCAATGAAAATCTTGGCTGGGCCCACACAGTTAACTATCCCGACAAACTGGATGTTTATGAGCTTGAGATAAATCCTCTCAATAAAAATCAATACAAGATTGATGGGGAATGGAAAGATCTTGAGAAAAAAGTAGTGAGACTAAAAGTCAAAGTCGCAGGAATTCAGCTTTCGGTCAAGAGAGATGCTTTTAACAGCATTTATGGTCCGGTGATGATTTCAGCAAAAGGAGCATTCGCTGTCAGAACCGGAGCATTAATGGAAATACGTGGCCTTGAGCAATGGTACAGAATGAATAAGGCAAAGAATTTTACAGAATTCAAAAAAGTTATTTCGATGACAGCGATTTCAGGATACAACATTGTGTATGCCGATCGGTATGACACCATCTATTATTTGAGCAATGGAAGAATTCCTATCCGTGATAAAAAATTCACATGGACTACCACCCTGCCTGGCAACACAACAGAAACTCTTTGGAAAGATTTTCATCCGATAAATGATCTGCCTCAGATTCTTCAGCCGTCTTCTGGTTATCTCTTCAACAGCAACCACTCTCCTTTCAATGCAACCTCGGCAAACGACAACATCAAAAACACTGACTATGATGCTACGATGGGTTATGAAACCAATGACAATAACCGAAGTGAACGTTTTATGGAATTGATGAAATCATATTCCAAAGTAAGTTATGATGATTTTAAACGCATTAAATATGACTTTCAGCTTCCTCAGAAATTAAGATATCAGACTTCCTGTGACACATTGTTCTTATTAAAAGAATCAGAATACCCATCTCTTGCACGCACTATTCACCAACTCAATAACTGGGATCGAAAAGCTACTGTTGACAGCAAAGGCGCTGCAATCTTCGCCATCATATACTACAAAGTTGTTGAAGAGCAATCAAACGGAGCCGCTTACCGTGTTTTGACAAAAGCAAAATGCGTTGAATTGATCGCCTACGCCAGACAATATATGCTTAGCAATTTCAAAGCTGAAGAAAGCACGTTAGGTCAATATCAAAAGCTTGTTCGCGGTGATAAAAATATTCCATTGGCAGGACTTCCCGATGTGATCGCTGCAATGAGATCAGGAGAGCATAAAAACGGAATGGTGAAGGGTGAACAGGGAGAATCCTACATCGAACTGGTAAAGTTCACCAAAGATGGACCAGAGATCGAAACCATTAATTGTTATGGAGCATCCAATGTTCCAGGCAACCCACACTTTGATGATCAGATGACATTATTCACTCAGCAGAAGACCAAGAAAATGACATTGAAAAAGGAGGAAGTTTATAAGAGTGCAAAGAAAGTTTATCATCCTAAATAG
- a CDS encoding TetR/AcrR family transcriptional regulator, whose amino-acid sequence MEPVVNLTRKEQIFRKAAELFREKGYAASSMRDLAQKLGIEAASLYSHIKSKEEILQSLCFDMATEFRKALDEVEKQKGPASEKLRKGITAHVAVMARDLTASAVFMNEHRHLSQPYLREFLLLRINYINRFKEIIEEGIDSGEFKENIDKKLAVMTLFSSLNWMPQWYDPESNIVPESLGQQLSDMLVNGLKRVKP is encoded by the coding sequence ATGGAACCAGTTGTGAACCTAACGCGCAAAGAGCAGATTTTCCGCAAAGCGGCTGAACTTTTCCGTGAAAAGGGCTATGCTGCTTCTTCTATGCGTGATCTGGCTCAAAAACTGGGAATAGAGGCTGCCAGTCTTTATTCGCACATTAAATCAAAGGAAGAAATCCTTCAAAGCCTGTGCTTCGACATGGCTACCGAGTTCAGAAAGGCTCTTGACGAAGTTGAAAAACAGAAAGGGCCAGCCAGCGAAAAGCTTCGAAAAGGTATTACAGCCCACGTTGCCGTGATGGCCCGGGATCTTACTGCTTCCGCAGTTTTCATGAATGAGCATCGTCACCTGAGCCAACCTTACTTGCGTGAATTCCTGCTACTCAGGATCAATTATATCAATCGCTTTAAGGAGATTATCGAGGAAGGCATCGATTCCGGGGAATTCAAGGAAAATATTGATAAAAAACTTGCTGTCATGACACTGTTCTCATCCCTCAACTGGATGCCGCAGTGGTATGATCCAGAAAGTAATATTGTGCCTGAGAGCCTGGGCCAGCAATTATCCGATATGCTGGTAAACGGTCTTAAAAGGGTCAAGCCTTAA
- a CDS encoding carboxypeptidase regulatory-like domain-containing protein — MKFVFLFAIVLSSLTAFSQKQGLRGQVFWVSGNQMPGPESVLSPNQGTTREIVVYELTTIKDATQIGPFFRDIKTKFVASILSKPDGSFKIKLAPGSYSVFTKEKNGFYANLFDDKNNINPVVVRESEYPWLTITIDYEATY, encoded by the coding sequence ATGAAGTTTGTTTTTCTCTTCGCGATAGTACTTAGTTCGCTTACTGCGTTTTCTCAAAAACAAGGTTTGCGGGGTCAGGTATTCTGGGTGTCAGGGAATCAAATGCCGGGTCCTGAATCTGTCCTTTCTCCGAATCAGGGAACCACCCGGGAAATTGTGGTATATGAGTTGACGACCATAAAAGATGCAACTCAGATTGGCCCATTCTTCAGGGATATTAAAACAAAGTTCGTTGCAAGTATTCTATCTAAACCCGACGGCAGCTTCAAAATAAAGCTTGCGCCTGGCTCCTATTCTGTGTTTACGAAGGAAAAAAACGGCTTCTATGCCAACCTGTTTGACGACAAGAATAACATCAACCCTGTAGTGGTAAGGGAGAGTGAATATCCCTGGCTAACCATCACTATTGACTACGAGGCCACCTACTAG
- a CDS encoding sigma-70 family RNA polymerase sigma factor — MHFQIYSAREKELIEGCRRNERSAQKKLYEQMAGKMLSLCCRYIKDRMEAEDVLVTSFTKVFDRIDQFKGEGSFEGWVRRIVVNESLSYLRKNKNMYLETDLAAADHEPDYTSLSTHLETEDLLKLIAGLPPGYQIVFNMYAIDGFSHKEIADHLGINENTSKSQLSRARGHLQAKLMELEKSTQPKQKEK, encoded by the coding sequence ATGCACTTCCAGATTTACAGCGCGCGCGAAAAGGAACTGATAGAAGGCTGCCGGAGAAACGAACGTTCTGCCCAGAAGAAGCTCTATGAGCAAATGGCAGGCAAAATGCTCTCTCTCTGCTGCCGCTACATCAAAGACAGGATGGAAGCTGAGGATGTACTTGTAACTTCTTTCACTAAAGTCTTTGATCGCATCGATCAGTTTAAAGGGGAAGGAAGCTTTGAAGGCTGGGTACGGAGGATTGTAGTGAACGAGTCTCTTTCCTATTTACGTAAGAATAAAAACATGTATCTGGAGACTGATCTTGCAGCTGCAGATCATGAACCCGATTACACCAGCCTCAGTACTCATCTGGAAACAGAAGATCTTCTCAAACTCATAGCCGGGCTGCCACCAGGATATCAGATTGTTTTCAACATGTATGCCATCGACGGATTCTCTCACAAAGAAATTGCGGATCACCTTGGCATCAATGAAAACACATCAAAGTCACAGTTGAGCAGAGCGAGAGGACACTTGCAGGCAAAGTTGATGGAATTGGAAAAAAGTACTCAACCCAAGCAAAAAGAAAAATGA
- the paaJ gene encoding phenylacetate-CoA oxygenase subunit PaaJ: protein MSLSTTKLTTDVIYSWLEEVKDPEIPVLSLVDLGVITSVSIDNDSVHIEMTPTFVGCPAMDYMKTEILAVMEKHGTTDVTVDINFRNAWSSDKITEKGKEALKKFGFAPPPSTREIIYDLDILEHAICPRCNGTHTEMKSPFGPTLCRSLHYCFDCREAFEQFKPI, encoded by the coding sequence ATGAGTTTGTCAACCACTAAATTGACAACTGATGTAATTTATTCCTGGCTGGAGGAAGTCAAAGATCCTGAGATCCCCGTCCTTTCATTGGTGGATCTTGGTGTAATCACAAGTGTAAGCATTGACAATGATTCAGTTCATATTGAAATGACACCCACTTTTGTTGGTTGCCCGGCAATGGATTATATGAAAACAGAAATCCTTGCCGTAATGGAAAAGCATGGAACCACAGACGTAACGGTTGATATAAATTTCAGGAATGCCTGGAGCTCCGATAAGATCACTGAAAAGGGAAAAGAAGCTCTGAAAAAATTTGGCTTTGCCCCTCCTCCGTCCACCAGGGAAATTATTTACGACCTGGATATTCTGGAACATGCCATTTGTCCGAGATGCAATGGAACTCATACCGAGATGAAATCCCCTTTTGGTCCAACACTTTGCCGATCACTACACTATTGTTTTGATTGCAGAGAAGCTTTCGAGCAGTTCAAACCCATCTGA
- a CDS encoding DinB family protein yields MKKTINELQEIVIAYSERFTRISESDFVNRPAPEKWSKKEVVGHLIDSAQSNLRRFVVAQYEANPKITYDQNFWVTSNDYQHQPSTDVIQLWKLLNLQICAVLKSMSVENYTRTADTGKQSVQLHTLEWLAEDYVKHLKHHINQIIPASFNITYP; encoded by the coding sequence ATGAAAAAGACTATCAACGAACTTCAGGAAATTGTCATCGCCTATTCTGAACGCTTTACCCGAATATCAGAAAGTGATTTTGTGAATAGGCCTGCGCCGGAAAAGTGGAGCAAGAAAGAGGTAGTCGGGCACTTAATTGATTCAGCACAAAGCAACCTCAGAAGATTTGTGGTTGCCCAATACGAGGCTAATCCTAAAATAACTTACGATCAGAATTTCTGGGTAACGTCCAATGATTACCAGCATCAACCTTCAACTGACGTTATACAACTGTGGAAATTACTTAACCTGCAGATCTGTGCCGTTCTGAAATCAATGTCGGTAGAAAATTATACGCGCACCGCGGATACAGGAAAACAATCCGTCCAGTTACACACATTGGAGTGGCTTGCTGAAGACTATGTGAAACATCTTAAGCATCATATCAATCAGATCATACCGGCATCGTTTAACATCACTTATCCATGA
- a CDS encoding phenylacetic acid degradation b — protein MKSLDPRVLRLPLIGEPGVIKPKVPLDQFGSFEVFVQPKDGKPFQHEGAIHSPNLELAYILAKETFTRRFTCVSLYVVDTRDVFVSPLTDANRNVYDLIQDVRSSGTKESFEIYHLTKRGKQHVHAGTVEAGSAEEAMSVAKQTLNSKVIYNVWAIRSSTIRFTEPEDMDLWTTLPEKRFRDAGDYKGGEKLKVFLEKQK, from the coding sequence ATGAAATCACTTGATCCACGTGTACTGCGTCTGCCATTGATAGGAGAACCGGGCGTCATTAAGCCGAAAGTTCCGCTGGATCAATTCGGGTCTTTTGAAGTCTTTGTTCAACCCAAAGACGGAAAGCCGTTTCAGCATGAGGGAGCCATCCATTCACCCAATCTTGAGCTTGCTTATATTCTTGCCAAAGAAACATTTACAAGGCGATTCACCTGTGTCTCTCTTTATGTCGTTGACACCCGTGATGTTTTTGTGTCACCCCTTACCGATGCAAATAGAAATGTCTATGATTTGATTCAGGATGTGAGATCATCAGGAACAAAGGAGTCGTTTGAAATCTATCATCTTACAAAGAGAGGAAAGCAGCACGTTCATGCTGGCACGGTAGAGGCAGGCTCAGCAGAGGAAGCAATGAGTGTTGCAAAACAGACCCTGAATTCAAAAGTGATCTATAATGTATGGGCAATTCGGTCTTCAACAATAAGATTTACAGAACCTGAAGATATGGATCTCTGGACTACCCTACCCGAAAAACGCTTTCGCGACGCTGGCGATTATAAAGGTGGAGAAAAACTGAAAGTGTTTTTAGAGAAACAAAAGTAG
- a CDS encoding serine hydrolase, translating to MVKKIFKYFFLLIGCLLLVGIIYASVTFLPIMSGMAAKTMCSCVFVLDRTPESVIEKEFAVFPGMNKAKIEFIDSSAVTAKILWSTSKAVYRPGLGCTLLAERPESEVMNQEFNLIEPDSVNQDSIPWPSGNIKKDTVIAAIEVAIDKAFAETDPEKPKNTLAVIVLYDGQIIGERYASGFDKNSRFMGWSMTKSLTNALLGTLIRENKLSLDQPAPVAEWQNDERKVITIKNLMQGSSGLEWNESYFLPGDFHNMFMHSDDKGGYAASKKAEHKPDEFWEYSSGTSNILSKIIRETVGDSLYHRYPYEKFFRKIGMNHALLEPDASGTFVGSSYGYASARDWARFGLLFLNDGMWNGERILPEGWSKFTSTPAPASPIGQYGGMFWLNAGAKGDPSKSYHPGLPQDEYGAEGFEDEYVWIIPSKKLVIVRLGVSHHGSGTLEFAKSVIEAVGK from the coding sequence ATGGTAAAAAAGATCTTCAAGTATTTCTTTCTTCTGATTGGATGCCTGCTGCTGGTAGGTATAATCTATGCATCGGTAACGTTTCTACCGATCATGTCGGGAATGGCTGCGAAGACTATGTGTTCCTGTGTGTTTGTATTGGATCGCACTCCAGAGAGTGTCATTGAGAAAGAGTTCGCAGTATTTCCAGGGATGAACAAGGCGAAGATCGAATTCATTGATTCCTCTGCCGTCACGGCAAAAATATTGTGGTCAACGAGCAAAGCTGTTTATAGACCAGGATTGGGATGCACACTCCTGGCGGAACGCCCTGAATCAGAAGTGATGAATCAGGAATTCAATCTGATAGAACCAGATTCTGTAAATCAGGACTCAATCCCCTGGCCTTCCGGAAATATTAAAAAGGATACAGTAATTGCTGCGATTGAAGTGGCCATTGATAAAGCCTTTGCTGAAACAGATCCTGAAAAGCCAAAAAATACGTTAGCCGTTATCGTTTTATATGATGGACAAATTATAGGCGAGCGATACGCTTCTGGCTTCGACAAAAATTCCAGATTCATGGGTTGGTCCATGACAAAGAGCTTAACCAATGCACTGCTTGGAACATTAATCAGGGAAAATAAATTAAGCCTTGATCAGCCAGCCCCGGTTGCTGAATGGCAAAATGATGAACGAAAAGTCATTACCATTAAAAATCTAATGCAGGGAAGCAGTGGACTGGAGTGGAATGAATCTTATTTTCTCCCCGGAGATTTTCACAATATGTTCATGCACAGCGACGATAAAGGTGGATATGCGGCATCGAAAAAAGCAGAACATAAACCCGATGAATTCTGGGAATACTCAAGCGGAACTTCCAATATTCTTTCAAAGATCATAAGAGAAACGGTGGGCGACAGCCTGTATCATCGCTATCCGTATGAAAAGTTCTTTCGTAAGATAGGAATGAATCATGCACTTCTGGAGCCTGACGCTTCCGGTACATTTGTAGGATCATCGTATGGATATGCAAGTGCCAGAGATTGGGCAAGATTCGGGCTTCTTTTCCTCAATGATGGAATGTGGAATGGTGAACGCATTCTTCCTGAAGGCTGGTCAAAGTTTACATCAACTCCTGCACCCGCTTCTCCGATTGGTCAGTATGGAGGCATGTTCTGGTTAAATGCTGGTGCCAAGGGAGATCCATCAAAGAGTTATCATCCCGGACTTCCCCAGGATGAATATGGTGCAGAAGGTTTTGAAGATGAGTATGTGTGGATCATTCCATCGAAGAAACTTGTAATTGTACGATTGGGTGTAAGCCATCATGGATCTGGTACGCTAGAGTTCGCGAAAAGTGTGATTGAGGCCGTTGGGAAATAG
- the paaA gene encoding 1,2-phenylacetyl-CoA epoxidase subunit A, producing MYGGGNTFEGVKTDSVALEDPIKLAEFEARIARGEKIEPTDWMPQLYRKQLIRMIEQHGHSEIIGALPEGTWITRAPGFKRKMALMAKVQDEVGHAQLLYSAAETLGKSREQMIDDLITGKSKYSNIFNYPTFTWADCCFISWLVDAGAIVNQLANAKGSYGPYCRALDRICAEESFHLKYGHHCVIYLASGTTKQREMFQEALNRWWPPMMHFFGPSDKISTHTEVLMRWKVKMGTNDEMRNQFLDMYVPKIWELGFVIPDPKLKKNADGKWEYTEPDWEEFKRVINGDGPCNKERLEVRRIAEERGRWVRKALTTSKTAYVMPLA from the coding sequence ATGTACGGAGGAGGAAATACGTTTGAAGGTGTCAAAACTGACAGCGTTGCACTGGAGGATCCCATCAAGCTGGCAGAGTTTGAAGCGCGCATTGCCCGTGGAGAAAAGATTGAACCTACTGACTGGATGCCTCAACTTTACCGCAAGCAGTTGATTCGTATGATCGAACAGCACGGACATAGCGAGATCATTGGAGCATTACCGGAAGGAACATGGATTACAAGAGCTCCTGGATTTAAGAGAAAGATGGCTTTGATGGCCAAAGTTCAGGATGAAGTGGGCCATGCTCAGCTTTTATACAGTGCTGCTGAAACGCTCGGTAAGTCGCGAGAGCAAATGATCGATGATCTGATCACAGGCAAATCAAAATATTCAAACATCTTCAACTACCCTACATTCACATGGGCTGATTGTTGTTTTATCTCATGGCTTGTTGATGCTGGTGCCATTGTTAATCAATTGGCGAATGCCAAGGGAAGTTATGGACCATATTGCAGGGCACTCGATAGAATTTGTGCAGAAGAATCTTTCCACCTGAAATATGGACATCATTGCGTGATCTATCTCGCATCCGGCACAACGAAGCAGCGAGAAATGTTCCAGGAAGCATTAAACAGATGGTGGCCTCCGATGATGCATTTTTTTGGTCCTTCCGATAAAATATCAACTCACACAGAAGTACTCATGCGCTGGAAAGTGAAAATGGGAACCAATGATGAGATGAGAAATCAGTTTCTGGATATGTATGTTCCAAAGATCTGGGAACTCGGCTTTGTGATACCAGATCCTAAGCTTAAGAAAAATGCTGATGGGAAATGGGAATACACTGAACCGGATTGGGAAGAGTTTAAAAGAGTCATCAACGGAGATGGTCCTTGCAATAAAGAGCGATTGGAAGTAAGAAGAATCGCGGAAGAGCGTGGTCGTTGGGTACGTAAAGCACTCACTACATCGAAGACTGCTTATGTAATGCCGCTTGCGTGA
- the paaC gene encoding phenylacetate-CoA oxygenase subunit PaaC: MNELALKELLYKMADDLLILGHRNSEWTGMGPLLEEDIAFSSMAQDKVGQSLALYTILHQLGEQNPDTVAFTRNANQFHNCTFVELPNQEYDFSLVRHFLFDTADSLRWEMLTRSSYEPLSQLAGKIRGELRYHTLHANTWMKQLGSATEESISRMQSSLIEAMPYALGIFEESPFEKDLIANGIFAGEKALADQWKVKIQEVLLQTQLQLPDLKIIIPSFGGRSGKHTEHLQPMLEEMSEVFRIDPTAEW, encoded by the coding sequence ATGAACGAACTCGCTCTCAAAGAATTACTTTATAAAATGGCCGATGACCTTCTGATCCTCGGACATCGGAATTCCGAGTGGACTGGCATGGGACCTTTGCTGGAGGAAGACATTGCCTTTTCATCGATGGCGCAGGACAAAGTCGGACAGAGTCTTGCCCTCTATACAATTCTTCACCAGTTGGGAGAACAAAATCCCGACACGGTTGCTTTCACTAGAAATGCCAATCAGTTTCATAATTGCACTTTCGTGGAATTGCCCAATCAGGAATACGATTTTAGTCTTGTACGCCATTTTTTGTTTGATACCGCAGACAGCTTGCGTTGGGAAATGCTTACACGTTCGTCGTATGAGCCTCTTTCACAACTGGCAGGAAAGATAAGAGGCGAGCTTCGCTATCACACTCTACATGCAAATACCTGGATGAAACAGTTGGGATCTGCTACTGAAGAGAGTATTTCAAGAATGCAGTCATCATTAATAGAGGCGATGCCGTATGCCCTTGGAATCTTTGAAGAATCTCCTTTTGAAAAGGATCTTATCGCCAATGGAATTTTCGCAGGAGAGAAAGCGTTGGCAGATCAATGGAAAGTTAAAATTCAGGAAGTACTCTTACAAACTCAGTTACAGCTTCCCGATCTGAAAATAATTATCCCATCCTTTGGTGGAAGGTCGGGGAAACACACTGAACACCTTCAGCCTATGTTGGAAGAAATGAGTGAAGTATTTCGCATTGATCCCACTGCAGAATGGTAA
- a CDS encoding YceI family protein — MKKINALFALILMAGAVSAQTTWNIDKVHSSIGFSVTHMVVSEASGNFKDFSAKVVSKTADFDGAEVNFTAKAASINTENERRDGHLKSADFLDAEKFPEITFKGNLVKAGGKYQLKGQFTMKGVTKDVAFDVTYGGTIDTGRGVKAGFKLTGKINRQDYGVKFASKLQDGSAVLGDDVEITCKIELDKEQAPAAEKK, encoded by the coding sequence ATGAAAAAAATTAATGCACTTTTCGCCCTCATTTTGATGGCTGGAGCGGTATCCGCTCAGACTACCTGGAACATCGATAAAGTACACTCGAGCATTGGATTCAGTGTTACGCACATGGTTGTTTCTGAAGCTTCCGGAAACTTCAAGGACTTCTCTGCAAAGGTTGTGAGCAAGACTGCTGACTTCGATGGTGCAGAAGTAAATTTTACAGCAAAAGCTGCTTCAATCAATACAGAAAATGAAAGACGCGATGGACATTTGAAATCAGCTGATTTTCTAGACGCTGAAAAATTCCCTGAAATCACTTTCAAAGGAAATCTGGTAAAGGCTGGTGGCAAATACCAGTTGAAAGGTCAGTTCACCATGAAAGGTGTAACAAAGGATGTTGCGTTTGACGTAACATACGGTGGTACAATCGACACAGGTCGTGGTGTAAAGGCAGGTTTCAAGTTGACTGGCAAGATCAACCGTCAGGATTACGGTGTGAAGTTCGCAAGCAAACTTCAGGATGGAAGCGCAGTATTAGGTGATGATGTTGAAATCACTTGTAAGATCGAATTGGATAAAGAACAAGCTCCTGCAGCTGAGAAGAAATAA
- a CDS encoding methyltransferase, with the protein MKVGTDAVLIGAWANVDNAKSILDIGTGSGVIALMMAQRSASDTRIDAVELQKEDAEQASENVSSSPWSEKVKVFHRDILEFRPDKKYDLIVCNPPFFTKSLLPPDTSRRDVRHDDQLNFNQLIESVIRMISPNGNFNVILPTKEAEILNQKASQNRLHLNKLTDFFSRNDKPQERSLMEFGMSLRQQKTDSLTLYKSGMVWSEEYRALTSEFYLQS; encoded by the coding sequence ATGAAGGTTGGAACGGACGCTGTGTTGATTGGAGCATGGGCAAATGTTGACAACGCCAAGTCCATACTTGATATCGGCACGGGTTCAGGAGTGATTGCATTGATGATGGCACAACGAAGTGCGTCCGATACAAGAATAGATGCTGTGGAGTTGCAGAAAGAAGATGCGGAGCAAGCCAGTGAAAATGTTTCAAGTTCACCGTGGTCAGAAAAGGTAAAAGTCTTTCATAGAGACATTCTGGAGTTTCGACCTGATAAGAAATACGATCTCATTGTTTGTAACCCACCTTTCTTTACAAAAAGCCTATTGCCACCGGATACCTCAAGAAGAGATGTGAGGCATGACGATCAACTTAATTTTAATCAATTGATTGAATCTGTGATCCGAATGATCTCACCAAATGGAAATTTTAATGTCATTCTTCCCACCAAGGAGGCTGAGATACTTAATCAAAAAGCAAGTCAGAACCGATTGCATCTTAACAAGCTTACTGATTTCTTTTCAAGAAATGATAAACCACAGGAACGATCCCTTATGGAGTTTGGGATGAGCTTAAGACAGCAAAAAACAGACTCATTAACACTTTACAAATCTGGAATGGTGTGGTCAGAAGAATACCGTGCCTTAACATCAGAATTTTATCTCCAATCCTAG